Proteins from a single region of Streptomyces sp. HUAS 15-9:
- a CDS encoding polysaccharide deacetylase family protein — protein sequence MPLWTKKLPTEKTPRRGSGLRRTALTAAALSLALALTGCAGNDTTAPSAARAHAASGSQAARFGTVDCREAKCIALTFDAGPSENSARLLDILKEKQVPATFFLLGKRHIVKYPELVKRMAAEGHEVGSHTWDHKILTRISEKQIREELERPNAAIERLIGHRPTLMRPPQGRTNGTVHRICREMGLAEVLWSVTAKDYTTTDSALITKRVLAQASRDGIILLHDIYQGTVPAVPGIIDALKARGYVFVTVPQLLAPGKAEPGKVYHP from the coding sequence ATGCCTCTGTGGACCAAGAAGCTTCCGACCGAGAAGACGCCGAGACGGGGATCGGGGTTGCGTCGCACCGCGCTGACCGCCGCGGCCCTCTCCCTGGCACTCGCACTCACCGGCTGCGCGGGCAACGACACGACCGCGCCCAGCGCCGCCCGCGCCCACGCCGCCTCCGGATCCCAGGCCGCCCGGTTCGGGACCGTCGACTGCCGCGAGGCCAAGTGCATCGCGCTCACCTTCGACGCGGGGCCCAGCGAGAACTCGGCCCGGCTCCTGGACATCCTCAAGGAGAAGCAGGTCCCGGCGACCTTCTTCCTGCTCGGCAAGCGGCACATCGTGAAGTACCCGGAGCTCGTCAAGCGCATGGCGGCCGAGGGCCACGAGGTCGGCAGCCACACCTGGGACCACAAGATCCTGACCCGGATATCGGAGAAGCAGATACGCGAGGAGCTGGAACGGCCCAACGCGGCGATAGAGCGCCTCATCGGGCACCGGCCGACGCTGATGCGCCCGCCCCAGGGCCGCACGAACGGGACCGTGCACCGCATCTGCCGTGAGATGGGGCTGGCCGAGGTGCTGTGGAGCGTGACCGCCAAGGACTACACGACCACCGACTCCGCACTGATCACCAAGCGCGTCCTCGCGCAGGCGTCCCGTGACGGGATCATCCTGCTGCACGACATCTACCAGGGCACCGTGCCCGCCGTACCCGGCATCATCGACGCCCTGAAGGCGCGCGGGTACGTGTTCGTGACCGTGCCGCAGCTGCTCGCGCCCGGGAAGGCCGAGCCGGGGAAGGTGTACCACCCCTAG
- a CDS encoding phosphoribosyltransferase: MRFQDRKQAGRELAERLQDLRDKGALPDPVVLALPRGGVAVAAEVARALEAPLDVLLVRKIGAPHHEEFGVGAIAGDDPPLYDADTLHGLGLTEESLAPTVEREREELHRRERRYRKGRPPPDLRGHTVIVVDDGLATGSTARAALRHVRRKGPARLVLAVPVGAPDSLAMLSEEADDVVCLHQPYGFSAVGQWYDDFGQLTDDDVLDALDGY, encoded by the coding sequence ATGCGCTTCCAGGACCGAAAGCAGGCCGGACGCGAACTCGCCGAACGGCTCCAAGACCTGCGGGACAAGGGCGCCCTGCCGGACCCCGTCGTGCTGGCCCTCCCCAGAGGCGGCGTCGCGGTCGCCGCGGAGGTCGCCCGGGCGCTCGAAGCACCGCTCGACGTGCTCCTCGTACGCAAGATCGGCGCCCCGCACCACGAGGAGTTCGGCGTCGGCGCGATCGCCGGAGACGACCCCCCGCTCTACGACGCGGACACGCTGCACGGGCTGGGTCTGACCGAGGAGTCCCTCGCCCCGACGGTGGAGCGGGAGCGAGAGGAACTCCACCGCCGTGAGCGGCGCTACCGCAAGGGCCGCCCGCCGCCGGACCTGCGGGGACACACGGTGATCGTCGTCGACGACGGACTGGCCACCGGCTCGACCGCCCGCGCCGCGCTGCGCCACGTACGGCGCAAGGGCCCGGCACGGCTCGTCCTGGCCGTCCCCGTCGGCGCGCCGGACTCGCTCGCCATGCTGAGTGAAGAGGCCGACGACGTGGTCTGTCTGCACCAGCCGTACGGCTTCTCGGCCGTCGGTCAGTGGTACGACGACTTCGGACAACTGACGGACGACGACGTGCTCGACGCGCTGGACGGGTACTGA
- a CDS encoding TIGR03668 family PPOX class F420-dependent oxidoreductase, which yields MTADEARRRFTAARVARLATVDADGHPHLVPVVFAAHGTDGIVTAVDHKPKTTTRLKRLRNIAGRPSVSLLADLYDEDWDQLWWVRADGEARVIAPGVPDALDVRDVPDVHDRAAYTAALGLLRDKYPQYRDRPPTGPVIAVTVRHWTGWRATTPPA from the coding sequence ATGACGGCGGACGAGGCACGGCGGCGGTTCACCGCGGCCCGCGTGGCGCGGCTGGCGACCGTGGACGCGGACGGGCACCCCCACCTGGTGCCGGTCGTGTTCGCCGCGCACGGCACCGACGGGATCGTGACGGCCGTCGACCACAAGCCGAAGACCACGACCCGGCTGAAGCGGCTGCGCAACATCGCCGGCCGCCCGTCCGTGAGTCTGCTGGCGGACCTGTACGACGAGGACTGGGACCAGCTGTGGTGGGTCCGCGCCGACGGCGAGGCCCGCGTGATCGCGCCCGGAGTACCCGACGCACTCGATGTACGCGACGTACCCGACGTACACGACCGGGCCGCGTACACCGCCGCGCTCGGGCTGCTCCGCGACAAGTACCCCCAGTACCGCGACCGCCCGCCCACCGGCCCGGTGATCGCCGTAACCGTCCGGCACTGGACCGGCTGGCGTGCGACCACGCCCCCGGCGTAG